In one window of Maribacter sp. BPC-D8 DNA:
- a CDS encoding RNA polymerase sigma factor, translating to MNINDQPLIDAILAGDTQSFNVIVDRYKDLVFTLALRILKHREEAEEASQDTFIKVFRSLNRFKGDSKLSTWIYKVAYFTCLDRLKKQKREQHIVAIDEFTEHQVKTIDNALDMMEKEERKVAIQDCLQLLPSNDVALLTLFYFEELSLEEIAKIVDLTANNVKVKLYRSRKKLASIVRDRIEPEILEYYERDGK from the coding sequence ATGAACATAAACGACCAACCACTAATTGATGCTATCTTGGCAGGCGATACGCAATCGTTTAATGTTATTGTAGACCGATATAAAGATTTGGTATTCACCCTTGCATTGCGAATTCTAAAACATAGAGAAGAAGCTGAAGAAGCATCTCAAGATACATTTATTAAGGTATTTCGTTCTCTTAATAGATTTAAAGGCGATTCAAAACTTTCAACCTGGATTTATAAAGTAGCATATTTTACTTGTTTAGATAGATTGAAAAAACAAAAAAGAGAACAACATATAGTTGCCATTGACGAATTCACCGAGCATCAAGTCAAAACAATTGACAACGCTTTAGATATGATGGAAAAAGAAGAGCGTAAAGTAGCTATTCAAGATTGTTTGCAACTACTGCCAAGTAATGATGTTGCCCTATTAACATTATTTTATTTTGAAGAATTGTCTTTAGAGGAAATTGCAAAAATTGTAGATTTAACTGCAAATAACGTTAAAGTAAAATTGTATAGAAGTCGAAAAAAGCTAGCAAGCATAGTAAGAGATAGAATAGAACCTGAAATATTGGAATATTATGAAAGAGATGGAAAATAA
- a CDS encoding DUF6249 domain-containing protein, whose protein sequence is MDPAIIIPLVLFGSIFGIFYLFISSRNKERLALIEKGADASIFTRGTGKSPVSKVIILNLSLLLMGIGLGIFIATLIDHFTSLDSDTIYPATIFLMAGIGLFIGFKMTSAMDEK, encoded by the coding sequence ATGGACCCAGCAATCATTATTCCCTTAGTACTATTCGGATCAATCTTCGGAATATTTTATTTGTTTATCTCTAGTAGAAATAAGGAGCGTTTGGCACTTATTGAAAAAGGAGCAGATGCCAGTATTTTTACTAGAGGCACAGGTAAATCGCCAGTTTCGAAAGTTATAATCCTTAACCTCTCTTTGCTTCTTATGGGCATAGGTTTAGGTATTTTCATAGCAACATTAATAGATCACTTTACATCTCTAGATTCAGATACAATTTATCCGGCAACAATTTTCTTAATGGCAGGTATAGGTTTGTTTATTGGTTTTAAAATGACTAGTGCTATGGATGAAAAATAG
- a CDS encoding peroxiredoxin-like family protein, translated as MIKPTTEVPDLKIPLINDTQWSLYDQASTSFTMIVFYRGLHCPVCKNYLEDLATKLKDFSDRGVHLIAISSDSEERAKKAGKEWNIPELPVGYNLPIETAREWGLYVSKKTSDKEPDEFSEPGLFLIRPDNTLYASAIQTMPFARPHWDDILNAIDYVNKNNYPARGGE; from the coding sequence ATGATAAAACCCACAACAGAAGTACCTGATTTAAAAATACCATTAATTAACGATACGCAGTGGAGCTTATATGACCAAGCCAGTACATCTTTTACTATGATCGTTTTTTATAGGGGATTGCATTGTCCAGTTTGTAAAAACTATCTGGAAGATCTAGCAACAAAATTAAAAGATTTTAGTGACAGAGGTGTTCACTTAATTGCAATTAGTAGTGATAGTGAAGAACGGGCTAAGAAAGCTGGTAAAGAATGGAATATACCAGAATTGCCTGTGGGTTATAATTTACCTATTGAGACTGCTAGAGAGTGGGGATTATATGTTTCTAAAAAAACGTCAGATAAAGAACCAGATGAATTTTCTGAACCTGGTTTATTTTTAATTCGCCCCGACAATACCTTATATGCAAGTGCTATTCAAACAATGCCATTTGCAAGACCTCATTGGGATGATATTTTGAATGCCATAGATTACGTCAACAAAAACAACTACCCTGCAAGAGGTGGTGAGTAA
- a CDS encoding BLUF domain-containing protein, giving the protein MYNLVYKSIANSLTPAQVDEILLESRDFNGKHDITGCLIYHDGFFVQYLEGDAEIVMALFEKIRVDTRHYEVILLSQGNIYSREFDTWSMAYLSDKLPNEAFQYIKLMVSPEFEIPDMSVIPNPTSKRFWLAAKNLLNKIGHDNFN; this is encoded by the coding sequence ATGTACAATCTTGTGTATAAGTCAATTGCCAATAGCCTAACACCTGCTCAGGTTGATGAAATTTTATTGGAATCAAGAGATTTTAATGGCAAACATGATATTACAGGATGTCTTATCTATCATGATGGTTTTTTTGTGCAATACTTAGAAGGCGATGCCGAGATAGTCATGGCATTATTTGAGAAAATAAGGGTAGATACTCGACATTATGAAGTTATTCTTCTATCTCAAGGTAATATTTATTCAAGGGAGTTCGATACATGGAGTATGGCGTATCTCTCAGATAAACTGCCAAACGAAGCTTTTCAATATATTAAGTTAATGGTTAGTCCCGAATTTGAAATTCCCGATATGTCGGTTATTCCTAATCCGACTTCTAAAAGATTTTGGCTAGCGGCAAAGAATTTGTTGAATAAGATAGGGCATGATAATTTTAACTAG
- a CDS encoding response regulator, whose product MQELKIYIADDDFDDRDFFMDALKSIDINTEVSQFDNGIDLMDRLFSDVTLPHVIFLDLYMPIMDGFECLMDIRNFQQFKDIYIIAYSSIYRDREVNQLKDEGANQFLRKSSSFKELKELLSKSLRKVLVNNDEAVLKNEFVVLL is encoded by the coding sequence ATGCAAGAACTGAAAATATATATTGCGGATGACGATTTTGATGACCGCGATTTTTTTATGGATGCTTTGAAGAGTATAGATATAAATACAGAAGTATCTCAATTTGATAATGGTATCGATTTAATGGATAGATTATTCTCTGATGTTACCTTACCACACGTAATATTTTTAGATTTATATATGCCTATTATGGATGGTTTTGAGTGTCTTATGGATATAAGAAATTTTCAACAATTTAAGGATATATACATCATTGCTTATTCTTCAATTTATAGAGATAGAGAAGTAAATCAGCTAAAAGATGAAGGTGCTAATCAGTTTTTGAGAAAATCATCTTCCTTCAAAGAATTGAAAGAGTTGCTATCAAAGTCTTTGAGAAAAGTACTGGTCAATAATGACGAAGCAGTGCTTAAGAATGAATTCGTTGTTTTACTTTAA
- a CDS encoding DsrE family protein codes for MNNILRTLLVIVVMIASGTQVYGQKKLDEQAVADLQKTPKYGFILTTERHFKGVLSMYDLLIENGVKIEEYEIVVKGKVVTQLVKGSELEEFFQKYKGKVKVSVCSVAMEKLGVAEETLFDGLDVTPTASVRVLQLQANGYNTLTY; via the coding sequence ATGAATAATATTTTACGAACCCTTTTAGTAATTGTGGTAATGATTGCTAGTGGCACACAAGTATACGGTCAAAAAAAATTAGACGAACAAGCTGTTGCCGATTTACAGAAAACACCTAAATATGGTTTTATACTCACCACAGAAAGGCATTTTAAGGGTGTGCTAAGTATGTATGACCTTTTGATTGAAAATGGAGTTAAGATAGAGGAATACGAAATTGTGGTCAAAGGTAAAGTGGTGACTCAATTGGTAAAAGGTTCAGAGCTTGAAGAGTTCTTTCAAAAATATAAGGGTAAGGTTAAAGTTAGTGTATGCAGTGTTGCTATGGAAAAACTAGGTGTGGCAGAAGAAACACTTTTTGACGGTCTCGATGTTACCCCGACAGCCTCGGTACGTGTTTTACAACTACAAGCTAATGGTTATAATACATTAACGTACTAA
- a CDS encoding DNA topoisomerase 3 yields MKVCIAEKPSVAREIASVLGANSKHDGYYEGNGYAVTYTFGHLCTLKEPNDYKPHWKSWDLNNLPMLPEHFETKVTKDAGIQKQFKIIKQLFDKADVVINCGDAGQEGELIQRWVLNQANYKGKVERLWISSLTTEAIKEGFNNLKSSTDYDNLYYAGFSRAIGDWLLGMNATRLYTLKHGGYKQVLSVGRVQTPTLAMLVDRFKEIENFKPQPYWELQTLYRETLFSYEEGRFLKVEDGEKLANIVKEHDFEIVSTTKKAGNEYAPKLFDLTGLQVYCNTKFGFSADETLKIVQKLYEQKVVTYPRVDTTFLPNDVYPKVPGILKNLTKYDTLTKPLDGKKIKKTKKVFDDSKVTDHHAIIPTGQQMNLQYNQQQVYDIIVRRFIAVFYPDCKVSNTTVIGKAETVKFKTTGKEILEKGWRVVFETPDTTSKEPGILPTFKKGEKGPHEPSFLEKQTKPPKQYTEASLLRAMETAGKKVDDDELRELMKENGIGRPSTRANIIETLFRRKYIKRNKKQVIPTVTGIQLIDTIQNEMLKSAELTGKWEKQLKDIEKGTFSAGSFIKQMKQMVDQLVYEVRSETRKANISAVNNKPAAAASKKKPVEKPTGLTSEVCPKCEKGTIRKGKSAYGCSEFNKTCDFVIPFKFEGKTISEKQYVRLFQKGSTVNLKGFKVNNASVEGLVRFDDNYKLKLEPKNTKVQAKNTSEDNSCPKCNKGIIIKGKTAYGCSEYKAGCDFRFSFDAIREKAKGQPLTKDLVFKIFREN; encoded by the coding sequence ATGAAAGTCTGTATTGCCGAAAAACCATCTGTAGCTCGAGAAATCGCTTCTGTTCTTGGGGCAAATTCCAAACATGATGGGTATTACGAAGGCAATGGCTATGCAGTAACCTATACTTTCGGACATCTTTGCACGCTCAAAGAGCCAAACGATTACAAGCCACATTGGAAAAGTTGGGATTTAAATAATCTACCAATGTTGCCCGAACATTTTGAAACCAAAGTAACTAAAGATGCTGGTATTCAAAAACAGTTTAAGATTATAAAGCAATTATTCGATAAAGCAGATGTCGTTATCAACTGTGGTGATGCCGGGCAAGAGGGAGAATTAATACAACGTTGGGTATTAAATCAAGCGAACTACAAGGGCAAAGTAGAACGACTTTGGATTTCGTCATTGACTACAGAAGCTATAAAAGAAGGTTTCAATAATTTAAAATCATCTACAGATTACGATAATTTATATTACGCAGGCTTCTCTCGTGCTATAGGCGATTGGCTTTTGGGTATGAATGCTACACGTTTATACACTTTAAAACATGGTGGCTACAAACAAGTATTGTCTGTTGGGCGTGTACAAACACCGACCTTAGCAATGTTAGTAGATCGGTTTAAAGAGATAGAGAATTTTAAGCCACAACCTTATTGGGAGCTGCAAACATTATATCGCGAAACTCTATTCAGTTATGAAGAAGGTCGTTTTCTAAAAGTAGAAGATGGCGAGAAACTCGCCAATATTGTAAAAGAGCACGATTTCGAAATTGTTTCCACTACCAAAAAAGCAGGCAATGAATATGCGCCAAAACTTTTCGATTTAACAGGTTTGCAAGTGTATTGTAACACCAAATTCGGATTTAGTGCAGACGAGACGTTAAAGATCGTTCAGAAATTATATGAGCAAAAGGTAGTAACCTACCCAAGAGTAGATACCACGTTTTTACCAAATGATGTATACCCTAAAGTACCAGGTATACTCAAGAATCTTACCAAGTACGATACGCTAACAAAGCCTCTTGATGGTAAGAAAATAAAGAAAACAAAAAAGGTTTTTGACGACAGTAAGGTTACAGATCACCACGCTATTATTCCTACCGGTCAACAAATGAACTTGCAATACAACCAGCAGCAAGTTTATGATATAATTGTCCGTCGTTTTATTGCGGTGTTTTATCCAGATTGTAAAGTATCTAATACAACTGTAATTGGTAAAGCTGAAACAGTAAAGTTTAAAACCACCGGAAAAGAGATTTTAGAAAAGGGGTGGCGTGTTGTTTTCGAAACACCTGATACAACATCGAAAGAACCGGGAATATTGCCAACTTTTAAGAAAGGCGAAAAAGGACCTCACGAACCTTCATTTCTAGAAAAGCAAACAAAGCCACCAAAGCAGTATACAGAAGCTTCGCTTTTACGTGCGATGGAAACAGCAGGTAAAAAGGTCGATGATGATGAACTTCGTGAGTTAATGAAAGAAAATGGTATTGGTAGACCTTCAACACGTGCCAATATCATCGAAACGTTATTTCGCAGAAAATATATAAAGCGGAATAAAAAGCAAGTGATACCAACAGTTACAGGTATTCAGTTAATAGATACTATTCAAAATGAAATGCTGAAGTCTGCCGAGCTTACCGGTAAATGGGAAAAGCAATTAAAAGATATAGAAAAAGGTACGTTTAGTGCAGGCAGTTTTATCAAGCAGATGAAACAAATGGTAGATCAATTGGTCTACGAAGTTCGAAGTGAAACTAGAAAAGCTAATATATCAGCTGTAAATAATAAACCTGCAGCAGCAGCTTCTAAGAAAAAGCCAGTTGAAAAGCCTACTGGGTTAACATCAGAGGTTTGTCCTAAATGTGAAAAAGGAACGATACGTAAAGGGAAATCAGCTTATGGCTGTTCTGAGTTTAATAAGACTTGTGATTTTGTAATTCCTTTTAAATTTGAAGGGAAAACCATTTCAGAAAAGCAATATGTAAGACTGTTTCAAAAAGGTTCGACCGTAAATTTAAAAGGCTTTAAAGTTAACAATGCTTCCGTTGAAGGCTTAGTTAGATTTGATGATAACTATAAGCTAAAGTTAGAACCTAAGAATACCAAAGTGCAAGCAAAGAATACTTCTGAAGATAATAGTTGTCCGAAATGTAATAAGGGCATTATTATAAAAGGTAAAACGGCTTATGGTTGTAGCGAATACAAAGCAGGATGCGACTTTAGGTTTAGTTTCGATGCTATTCGTGAAAAAGCGAAAGGACAACCATTGACCAAAGATTTAGTTTTTAAAATATTTAGAGAAAACTAA
- a CDS encoding hybrid sensor histidine kinase/response regulator transcription factor: MILSAQENSLEYKKHLTISDGLAHNGVTAILEDSKGFLWFGTYDGLNRYDGYEIVTFKNTVNSEIFVSNRIRALAEDGNGNIWIGTDEGITLYDQRTDKFKNLYSNKTLNKEKKGPVVRNFIFDENKNRCIATTQTDGVLIFNTDYEFIKQFSLPNSSADNAEFVGVIKIKPDSFLFATSNGLFESNLEDGKFQSILEDDIEFCRSVTSIGENLFLVTQRNGAAVVRYEFDGTKLTYRLIKKDVLPEYRFNFAEIDPSGKLWLGTLNDGAIRFNTVTDFLDQNSQSYDHFKSDSGLLRVSSFKSIGNTDIWMATFDKGVYQFNTSANPFKTIDSSSELDFGVSNMHIRHIAKLDQNRFYLTKNEGGVALYNTSTNQFEPVPLKIPQRYNSEISAIYIDKKKNTLLKVADEGYFFLGAKENTLKHLDTSILPELANDMPYKFSEDKKGNIWVTCKNDVYRLKIDEQGNVLKLENLNTHAMFKNNRLALIRYVYVDPLKDFVWLGTAEDGLIRIDNSSEKPLTSLSIKQFKKNGQDNGLPSNFVSSIIRTPKGELWLGTEGAGICLVLKDDTLPEFISYSEKQGLSNNVVKSILVDNTENLWVATNIGLNKFSTVDKTFRKFKKEDGLPFEDFWYTATKMGNGKLLLTGLEGFCLFNTADISIEEELPKLQFGDFRISNRIIQPFDSIHDRVLLTERPADSSKIDLHYNENVFSIDLHSLHFNAPDNHRIKYKLLPVDKEWIETPSDQKTISYSGLQPNKYTLQVSASNSVGEWTTPKTLFINIAPPYWKTTQAYVLYVILMLLLLGAILYYILKMQKLRHNFQIEKLEKNAEKTINDAKLRFFANISHELKTPLNLISSPIKLLSVKFKGNKDVEEKLNIVERQSRKISQLIDQVNDFERVDANVMEMDYSRFYFDSFLKDMLVDFHFLAENTKRELEVVADNSNIVVSADRNKLEKIFNNLLSNAFKYSDAGDKIRVSYSASEKDLNVTISDTGRGIDKEDLPHIFERFFRSKKNQNIHAVGSGIGLAFSKRLVEMHYGYIEAESELKMGTTMNVRLPVVKKESALDQETRKREILSAENNVVEVNQWFQNAENTPIEMPNDYADKIIYYVEDNVDMQMYVSGILSDHFKVKVFGNGAECLEAMDEQWPDILISDIQMPIMDGLELCKRIKVDIKTSHIPVILLTALANIESRIQGIKDGADAYIQKPFDARQLVTRTVALLENRKRLRERFEIGLPMVKDNNINNRNDDAFLEKLYNLMTENLSNEDLDIDEFARNLFMNRTHFYQKVKSLTNNTPFELLKLFRLRKAAELLAQDKKISVSEVCVMTGFKSRTHFSKLFKEKYNVSPGKFVATQLSNN, from the coding sequence ATGATTCTTTCAGCTCAGGAAAATAGCTTGGAGTATAAAAAGCACTTGACCATATCTGATGGTCTTGCTCATAATGGCGTAACGGCAATTCTAGAAGATTCTAAGGGTTTTTTGTGGTTTGGTACTTATGACGGTCTAAATCGTTATGATGGTTATGAAATAGTAACATTCAAAAACACCGTCAATAGTGAAATTTTTGTAAGTAATAGAATACGGGCGCTTGCAGAAGATGGTAATGGTAATATTTGGATAGGAACAGATGAGGGCATCACCTTGTATGATCAACGAACGGACAAATTCAAAAATTTATATTCCAATAAAACTCTCAATAAAGAGAAGAAAGGACCTGTTGTTAGAAATTTTATTTTTGATGAAAACAAGAATAGATGTATTGCTACAACCCAAACTGATGGGGTATTAATTTTTAATACAGATTATGAATTTATAAAGCAATTTAGTTTACCCAATTCTTCTGCAGACAATGCGGAGTTTGTTGGGGTAATAAAAATAAAACCTGATTCGTTTTTATTCGCAACCTCAAATGGTTTGTTTGAATCTAATTTAGAGGATGGTAAATTTCAATCTATACTTGAAGATGATATTGAGTTCTGCAGGTCGGTAACTTCAATAGGCGAAAATTTGTTTCTAGTGACCCAACGTAATGGTGCTGCTGTAGTTCGATATGAGTTTGATGGAACTAAACTTACTTACCGTTTAATTAAGAAAGACGTACTACCTGAGTATCGCTTTAATTTTGCAGAAATTGACCCATCAGGAAAACTTTGGCTAGGGACTTTAAATGATGGTGCTATTCGTTTCAATACAGTCACAGATTTTTTAGATCAAAATTCGCAGAGTTATGACCATTTTAAATCAGATTCGGGGTTATTACGAGTAAGCTCTTTTAAGTCGATTGGTAATACTGATATTTGGATGGCTACTTTCGACAAGGGCGTATATCAATTTAATACTTCGGCAAATCCTTTTAAAACTATCGATTCTAGCTCAGAATTAGATTTTGGGGTAAGTAATATGCATATTAGGCATATTGCTAAACTTGATCAAAATAGATTTTACCTTACCAAAAATGAAGGAGGAGTAGCTCTTTATAATACAAGCACCAACCAGTTCGAACCGGTACCCCTAAAAATACCTCAGCGATATAATTCTGAAATTTCTGCAATATATATCGATAAAAAAAAGAACACTTTGTTGAAGGTTGCCGATGAAGGCTATTTCTTCTTGGGGGCAAAGGAAAATACTCTTAAGCATTTAGACACTTCGATCTTGCCTGAATTGGCTAATGATATGCCTTACAAATTCTCAGAAGATAAAAAAGGAAATATATGGGTTACCTGTAAAAATGATGTCTATCGATTAAAAATAGATGAACAAGGTAATGTCTTAAAGTTAGAAAATTTAAACACGCATGCCATGTTTAAAAATAACAGGCTAGCATTAATTAGATATGTTTATGTTGACCCCTTAAAAGATTTTGTTTGGCTTGGTACTGCTGAAGATGGTCTTATACGAATTGATAATAGTTCAGAAAAACCATTAACATCCTTAAGCATTAAACAATTCAAAAAAAATGGTCAAGACAATGGCTTGCCAAGCAATTTTGTCTCATCGATAATTAGAACGCCAAAGGGAGAACTTTGGCTTGGTACTGAAGGTGCAGGTATTTGTTTGGTTTTAAAAGATGATACATTGCCTGAATTTATTTCATATTCTGAAAAACAAGGACTTTCGAATAATGTAGTCAAGAGTATTTTAGTAGATAATACAGAAAACCTTTGGGTTGCTACCAACATCGGTTTAAATAAGTTTTCTACGGTCGACAAAACATTTCGAAAGTTTAAAAAAGAAGATGGTTTGCCTTTTGAAGATTTTTGGTATACGGCTACTAAAATGGGTAATGGAAAATTGTTGTTAACAGGTTTAGAAGGTTTTTGTTTGTTTAATACGGCTGACATTTCTATTGAAGAAGAGCTTCCTAAATTACAATTTGGCGATTTTAGAATATCTAATCGAATAATTCAACCTTTTGATAGTATTCATGATAGGGTTCTTTTAACAGAACGACCTGCAGATTCTTCAAAAATTGATTTACACTATAATGAGAATGTTTTCTCTATTGATTTACATTCTCTTCATTTTAATGCTCCCGATAATCATAGAATTAAGTATAAGCTTCTTCCGGTTGATAAAGAATGGATAGAAACCCCCTCTGATCAAAAAACAATAAGTTATAGCGGTTTACAGCCTAATAAATATACGCTGCAAGTTTCAGCATCTAATTCTGTTGGAGAATGGACAACACCTAAGACACTTTTTATAAACATAGCGCCACCATATTGGAAAACTACACAAGCATATGTTCTTTACGTAATTTTAATGCTGTTGCTGCTAGGTGCCATATTATATTACATTTTAAAAATGCAGAAATTGCGGCATAATTTTCAAATAGAAAAACTTGAGAAAAATGCAGAGAAGACTATAAATGATGCGAAACTTCGATTTTTTGCTAATATTTCACATGAGCTAAAGACACCATTAAATTTAATATCCAGTCCAATTAAACTGTTGTCAGTTAAATTTAAAGGGAATAAAGATGTTGAAGAAAAATTAAATATTGTTGAGCGTCAATCAAGAAAGATAAGTCAACTTATTGATCAGGTAAATGACTTTGAGCGGGTAGACGCTAATGTCATGGAAATGGATTATTCTAGATTCTATTTTGATAGTTTTCTAAAGGATATGTTGGTCGATTTTCATTTTTTAGCTGAAAATACGAAGCGTGAATTAGAAGTGGTGGCAGACAATTCGAATATTGTAGTTTCTGCAGACCGTAATAAATTAGAAAAAATATTCAACAATTTACTGAGTAATGCTTTTAAATACTCTGATGCTGGAGATAAAATACGCGTGAGTTATTCAGCCTCAGAAAAAGACTTAAACGTTACAATTAGTGATACAGGTAGAGGTATAGATAAAGAAGACTTACCGCATATTTTTGAACGCTTTTTTAGGTCAAAAAAGAATCAAAATATACATGCAGTTGGTTCAGGTATAGGTTTAGCTTTTTCAAAACGATTGGTAGAAATGCACTACGGTTATATCGAGGCAGAGAGTGAACTTAAAATGGGTACGACCATGAATGTTCGGTTGCCAGTTGTAAAAAAAGAATCGGCATTAGACCAAGAGACTAGAAAGCGAGAGATACTTTCTGCTGAGAATAATGTTGTTGAGGTAAATCAATGGTTTCAAAACGCTGAGAACACGCCAATTGAGATGCCTAATGACTATGCAGATAAAATTATTTATTATGTTGAAGACAACGTAGATATGCAGATGTATGTCTCGGGTATTCTTTCTGATCATTTTAAGGTAAAAGTTTTCGGTAATGGAGCTGAATGTTTGGAAGCAATGGATGAGCAATGGCCAGACATACTAATTAGTGACATTCAAATGCCTATAATGGATGGTCTTGAACTATGTAAACGTATTAAGGTAGATATAAAAACAAGCCATATACCTGTAATTTTACTAACAGCTTTAGCAAATATTGAAAGTCGTATTCAAGGTATAAAAGATGGCGCCGATGCCTATATTCAAAAACCTTTCGACGCACGCCAATTAGTAACTCGTACGGTAGCATTACTTGAAAATAGAAAAAGACTTCGTGAGCGTTTTGAAATCGGGCTACCGATGGTTAAAGACAATAATATCAATAATCGAAACGATGATGCTTTTCTAGAAAAGTTATATAATTTGATGACTGAAAACCTGTCTAATGAAGATTTAGATATCGATGAATTTGCGCGTAACTTATTTATGAATCGTACTCATTTTTATCAAAAGGTAAAAAGTTTGACGAATAATACCCCTTTTGAATTATTGAAATTATTTCGCTTAAGAAAGGCTGCAGAATTACTGGCACAAGATAAAAAGATATCAGTCAGCGAAGTTTGTGTAATGACAGGCTTTAAAAGTAGAACGCACTTTAGTAAACTATTTAAGGAAAAGTATAATGTTTCCCCTGGTAAATTTGTTGCCACTCAGTTATCGAATAATTGA